From the genome of Dehalobacter sp., one region includes:
- a CDS encoding bifunctional adenosylcobinamide kinase/adenosylcobinamide-phosphate guanylyltransferase → MLALVSGGVASGKSEIAENLAVSLNKGKMAYIATMAASDEECRNRVVKHRRMRDGKGFNTFEFPYGLSEKIPILSGCDTALLECMGNLIANEMYLQERSPQEAIECIRNDIRLLAATVPNTVIVTSTIFEDFKAYDDFTTGYIRVLAEINSAIAAAADVVIESVCAIPVIHKGMKELSGYENLV, encoded by the coding sequence ATGTTGGCTTTGGTCAGCGGAGGCGTTGCCAGCGGAAAGTCTGAAATAGCGGAAAATTTGGCTGTTAGCCTGAATAAAGGAAAAATGGCCTATATTGCAACAATGGCTGCCTCAGATGAAGAGTGCCGCAACCGGGTTGTCAAGCACCGTCGGATGCGGGACGGCAAAGGGTTCAACACTTTTGAGTTTCCTTACGGACTTTCCGAGAAAATCCCTATTTTAAGCGGCTGCGATACCGCTTTACTCGAGTGCATGGGCAACCTGATTGCCAATGAAATGTATCTGCAGGAGCGCAGCCCGCAGGAGGCTATTGAATGCATTCGCAATGATATCCGGCTGCTAGCGGCTACCGTACCGAATACCGTCATCGTAACCAGTACGATATTTGAGGATTTCAAAGCCTATGATGATTTTACGACCGGCTATATCCGTGTACTGGCTGAAATAAATTCGGCAATTGCCGCGGCTGCAGATGTCGTGATTGAATCCGTCTGCGCGATCCCGGTCATCCATAAAGGAATGAAGGAGCTTTCCGGTTATGAAAATCTTGTATGA
- the cbiB gene encoding adenosylcobinamide-phosphate synthase CbiB translates to MITLYALVTGYILDLIFGDPPWLPHPVRWIGSLIAGGDKYLHRISCRTDRSQYWCGVLLTATIVTVTFLVPLGLLYLLNSISPLLGFIVEALMCYQILATKSLKAESMKVYDALQKNDIMEARYQLSWIVGRDTENLNSSQVAKGAVETVAENLSDGVIAPMLFILVGGAPLGFLYKAVNTLDSMIGYKNDKYLYFGRFAAKLDDVANYLPARISAYLMLLAVFLTRYDFKDALRIYRRDRHNHTSPNSAHTEAVCAGALNVQLAGSNSYFGKLVVKPTIGDPIREIEAEDIRRANKLMVATSLVGLILGFAVRAVIVQKVVAL, encoded by the coding sequence ATGATTACACTTTATGCTTTAGTGACAGGTTATATTTTGGATTTGATTTTTGGTGATCCTCCCTGGTTGCCTCATCCGGTCCGCTGGATCGGTTCGCTGATTGCCGGGGGAGATAAATACCTGCACCGGATCAGTTGCAGGACGGACCGAAGCCAGTATTGGTGCGGGGTACTGCTGACTGCTACCATTGTTACGGTGACATTTCTCGTGCCGCTGGGCCTATTGTATTTGCTGAATAGCATCAGCCCGCTGCTAGGGTTTATTGTCGAGGCCTTGATGTGTTATCAGATTCTGGCTACGAAGTCGCTGAAAGCTGAGAGCATGAAGGTCTATGATGCCCTGCAGAAGAACGATATCATGGAAGCCCGTTATCAATTATCCTGGATTGTCGGCCGGGACACGGAGAACTTGAACAGCTCCCAGGTAGCGAAAGGCGCTGTGGAAACCGTGGCCGAAAATCTTTCCGACGGCGTTATCGCGCCGATGCTTTTCATTCTAGTTGGCGGCGCCCCATTGGGCTTTTTGTATAAAGCGGTCAATACGCTGGACTCGATGATTGGCTATAAAAATGACAAATATCTTTATTTTGGCCGGTTTGCTGCCAAACTGGATGATGTCGCCAATTATCTTCCGGCTAGAATTTCTGCCTATTTGATGCTCCTGGCTGTTTTTTTGACCCGTTATGATTTCAAAGATGCCTTGAGAATCTACCGGCGTGACCGTCATAATCATACCAGTCCGAATTCCGCCCACACTGAAGCCGTTTGCGCCGGGGCCCTTAATGTTCAACTTGCCGGAAGCAATTCTTACTTTGGCAAGCTGGTGGTTAAGCCAACGATCGGTGACCCGATCCGGGAGATCGAGGCTGAAGACATCCGCCGCGCCAACAAGCTGATGGTTGCGACGTCGCTTGTCGGCCTGATTCTGGGGTTCGCTGTTAGAGCCGTTATTGTGCAGAAAGTAGTAGCTTTGTAA
- a CDS encoding cobyrinate a,c-diamide synthase gives MKAVIPRIMFAAAGSSSGKTTITCAVLQALLEQGVHPAAFKCGPDYIDPMFHTEVIGTKSRNLDLFMLSEEVCRYLLVKNSEQSQIAVLEGVMGYYDGLGIGSTVASSYHLAAVTQTPVILIVNCAGSAISIAALIQGFCHFRPDNGIKGVILNNLTPSLYPQYKEMIEKETDIQVVGYFPKLKECALESRHLGLITASEVEDLQQKMKLLAIQARESIDLKHLLRIAGRAAEIDYHEAGIERISAVKVAVARDKAFCFYYQDSLDLLETLGAELQYFSPLDDRAVPECDGLILGGGYPELYTEQLAGNTSMLASIRHVLSNNTPCIAECGGFMYLLERIADKDGKPYPMAGYLEGDAVLTDKLNRFGYITLTAQKDNLLCGKGGRINAHEFHYSDSTANGGGFTAVNSSGSRTWDCIHADENLVAGYPHLHLWGNPEFARSFIRKCSDFQAARMG, from the coding sequence ATGAAAGCAGTTATTCCACGTATTATGTTTGCGGCTGCAGGCAGCAGCAGCGGCAAGACCACCATCACCTGTGCGGTATTACAAGCGCTTTTGGAGCAAGGGGTTCATCCGGCTGCGTTTAAATGTGGGCCGGACTATATTGATCCGATGTTTCATACCGAAGTCATTGGGACAAAATCACGGAATCTGGATTTGTTTATGCTATCGGAAGAGGTATGCCGGTATTTGCTGGTCAAGAATTCCGAACAGTCGCAAATCGCTGTTTTAGAAGGAGTAATGGGTTATTATGACGGGCTAGGCATTGGCAGTACCGTGGCAAGTTCTTACCATTTGGCTGCAGTAACGCAAACGCCTGTTATCCTTATTGTCAATTGTGCCGGTTCAGCAATCTCAATTGCAGCCTTGATCCAAGGATTCTGCCATTTTAGACCGGACAACGGGATCAAGGGCGTTATTCTGAATAATCTTACACCTTCCCTATACCCGCAGTATAAGGAAATGATCGAAAAAGAGACGGATATCCAGGTGGTCGGTTACTTTCCGAAGCTCAAAGAATGCGCGCTGGAAAGCAGGCATCTTGGATTAATTACAGCATCGGAAGTGGAAGACCTGCAGCAAAAAATGAAATTACTGGCCATACAGGCCAGAGAATCCATCGATCTGAAACACCTGCTGCGTATTGCAGGCAGGGCCGCGGAAATAGACTATCATGAGGCCGGGATCGAGAGAATCTCTGCTGTTAAAGTCGCCGTAGCCAGAGATAAAGCCTTTTGTTTTTATTACCAGGACAGTCTCGACCTTTTGGAAACATTGGGAGCGGAACTGCAGTACTTTAGCCCGCTTGATGATCGAGCCGTACCTGAATGCGACGGACTGATTCTCGGCGGCGGTTACCCGGAATTATATACCGAGCAGCTGGCCGGGAATACATCGATGTTGGCAAGCATCAGGCATGTTCTCTCCAATAATACTCCCTGTATAGCTGAGTGCGGCGGGTTCATGTATTTATTGGAACGTATTGCTGACAAGGACGGCAAACCTTATCCAATGGCAGGATATTTAGAAGGGGATGCTGTACTGACGGATAAACTGAACCGTTTCGGTTATATCACGCTGACGGCGCAAAAGGATAACCTGCTGTGCGGCAAAGGCGGCAGGATTAACGCGCATGAATTCCATTATTCTGATTCGACAGCCAATGGCGGCGGTTTTACGGCAGTCAATTCGTCCGGGAGCAGAACGTGGGACTGTATCCATGCCGATGAGAACCTCGTCGCCGGTTACCCTCACCTTCATCTCTGGGGAAACCCTGAGTTTGCGCGTTCGTTTATTCGGAAATGCAGCGATTTTCAGGCTGCCAGGATGGGTTAG
- a CDS encoding cobyric acid synthase: MAKSIMVQGTMSNAGKSLFTAGLCRVFKQAGYKVAPFKSQNMALNSYITKEGLEMGRAQVVQAEAAGQEPSVLMNPILLKPTNDQGSQVIVNGEVLGNMNAADYFKYKTRLIPNIMASYQTLDQNNDVIVIEGAGSPAEINLQEDDIVNMGMAKMAKAPVLLVADIDRGGVFASIYGTVMLLSEDERKMIKGIVINKFRGDVEILKPGLRMIEEKVNIPVIGVVPYLNIDIEDEDSLSERIAVDKTVQAVDIAVIRLPRMSNFTDFNVFELIPGVSLRYVKSMAELKNPDMIILPGTKNTMADLLWLRQSGLEAKIKKQAADGETIVFGVCGGYQMLGETLEDPFGVEEGGSLTGMGLLDMKTIFSKQKTRTQVEGRFSQLDGVLAGLSAIRFHGYEIHMGVTETGDTEPLTHIDIESGLQVQKTEGVRKRNIMGSYVHGIFDEEGVAVAIAECLLNKKGLDSTSLKRLSYKQYKEQQYDRLADEIRKHVDMAAIVDILEAGV; encoded by the coding sequence ATGGCCAAATCAATCATGGTTCAGGGAACAATGTCCAACGCCGGAAAAAGCTTGTTCACGGCAGGTCTGTGCCGTGTTTTTAAACAGGCAGGTTATAAGGTAGCGCCCTTCAAATCCCAGAACATGGCCTTGAACTCCTACATTACCAAAGAAGGACTGGAGATGGGCAGAGCGCAGGTTGTCCAGGCAGAAGCTGCCGGGCAGGAACCCAGTGTCCTGATGAATCCGATCCTTCTGAAACCGACGAATGATCAGGGCTCGCAGGTCATTGTCAACGGTGAAGTGTTGGGTAATATGAATGCAGCAGACTATTTTAAATATAAGACCAGGCTCATTCCAAACATTATGGCGTCCTATCAGACGCTTGACCAGAACAATGACGTTATTGTCATTGAAGGAGCAGGCAGTCCCGCAGAGATTAACTTGCAGGAGGATGATATCGTTAATATGGGGATGGCCAAAATGGCTAAAGCTCCTGTCCTGCTTGTTGCCGACATTGACAGGGGTGGCGTTTTTGCATCTATTTACGGCACGGTGATGCTCTTAAGTGAAGATGAAAGGAAAATGATCAAAGGCATTGTGATTAATAAATTTCGCGGAGATGTAGAAATTCTGAAGCCCGGGCTGCGGATGATCGAAGAAAAAGTCAATATTCCGGTCATCGGTGTCGTTCCATATCTGAATATCGACATTGAAGATGAAGATAGTTTATCCGAAAGAATTGCTGTGGACAAAACAGTGCAAGCAGTAGATATTGCAGTGATCCGGCTGCCAAGGATGTCCAATTTTACTGATTTTAACGTTTTCGAACTGATTCCCGGAGTTTCCCTGCGCTATGTAAAATCCATGGCTGAGCTGAAGAATCCGGACATGATCATCTTGCCAGGGACGAAAAATACGATGGCTGACTTGTTGTGGCTGCGTCAGAGCGGTCTGGAAGCGAAGATTAAAAAGCAGGCTGCTGACGGGGAAACCATTGTATTTGGCGTATGCGGAGGCTACCAAATGCTTGGAGAAACGTTGGAAGATCCTTTTGGCGTAGAAGAGGGCGGGAGTCTCACGGGAATGGGTCTGCTGGATATGAAGACAATATTCTCCAAACAGAAGACCAGGACGCAGGTGGAAGGTCGGTTCAGTCAGCTTGATGGTGTTCTTGCCGGATTATCCGCGATCCGTTTCCACGGTTATGAGATTCATATGGGCGTGACAGAAACAGGAGATACCGAGCCTCTGACGCATATCGACATCGAGTCAGGCCTTCAGGTGCAAAAGACAGAAGGCGTCCGGAAGCGGAATATTATGGGCAGCTATGTTCATGGCATATTTGATGAAGAAGGAGTCGCTGTAGCAATTGCCGAATGTCTGTTGAATAAAAAGGGGTTGGATTCAACAAGCCTCAAACGGTTAAGCTATAAACAATATAAAGAGCAGCAGTATGACCGATTGGCGGATGAAATCCGAAAACACGTCGACATGGCTGCGATCGTGGATATTTTGGAGGCAGGTGTATAA
- the cobD gene encoding threonine-phosphate decarboxylase CobD: MYQYIHGGDIYSVKKLTGRQEILDFSSNVNPLGLPESVKEAVIRSLDECTNYPDPFCRDLVAALANYECTDPDYILAANGAAEIIFRLALALKPKKALIFAPTFADYEKALRTVDCSVEYYFLRPEHDFAAREDLLDQMRPGLDLMIICNPNNPTGQLCSRAFLQKVLAKSQEIGAIVMIDECFMDFVEDKEQFSVQNCIEQYENLVILKAFTKIFAMPGFRLGYALTANKTLLEQMRSAGQDWSVSTLAQTAGTAALKETAYLQQTKQLIQTERRFLIDALLGLGLKVIGSRANYIFFRTQRTDLSEKLIAKGIMIRPCANYVNLNGEYFRVAVKSHEDNLKLSAVLRDVICDESSHGHC; encoded by the coding sequence ATGTATCAATATATCCACGGCGGAGACATTTATTCGGTAAAAAAACTGACGGGCAGGCAGGAAATTCTTGATTTTTCTTCTAACGTCAATCCACTCGGGCTGCCGGAGTCTGTAAAGGAAGCCGTGATCCGTTCGCTTGATGAATGTACGAATTATCCGGACCCGTTTTGCCGGGATCTTGTTGCGGCTTTGGCCAACTATGAGTGCACGGATCCTGATTATATCCTTGCCGCCAATGGGGCCGCAGAGATTATTTTCCGACTTGCGTTGGCTCTGAAACCAAAAAAGGCGCTGATCTTTGCTCCAACCTTTGCAGACTATGAAAAGGCGCTGCGTACGGTGGATTGCTCGGTAGAATATTATTTTTTACGGCCAGAGCACGATTTTGCAGCCCGTGAGGACCTGTTGGATCAGATGCGCCCAGGCCTGGACCTGATGATCATCTGTAACCCCAATAATCCTACCGGTCAATTGTGTTCACGTGCGTTTTTACAGAAGGTGCTTGCCAAGAGCCAGGAAATCGGGGCAATCGTGATGATTGATGAATGCTTTATGGATTTTGTCGAAGATAAAGAACAATTTTCTGTGCAAAACTGCATTGAACAGTATGAAAATCTCGTCATTCTGAAAGCTTTTACCAAGATATTTGCGATGCCGGGTTTTAGACTTGGCTACGCTTTGACAGCGAACAAAACATTGCTCGAACAAATGAGGTCTGCCGGTCAAGACTGGAGTGTTTCAACGCTGGCCCAAACGGCCGGTACCGCTGCCTTAAAAGAAACTGCCTATCTGCAGCAGACGAAACAGCTGATTCAAACAGAAAGAAGATTTTTGATTGATGCACTTTTGGGTCTTGGACTGAAGGTCATCGGCTCCAGAGCAAACTACATATTTTTCCGGACTCAGCGTACAGACCTGTCTGAAAAGCTGATAGCGAAAGGGATTATGATCCGTCCATGCGCCAACTATGTCAATTTAAACGGTGAATACTTCAGGGTTGCTGTGAAAAGCCATGAAGATAATTTGAAACTCAGCGCCGTACTCAGGGATGTGATATGTGATGAAAGCAGTCATGGTCATTGTTGA
- a CDS encoding histidine phosphatase family protein: protein MTKFLYLIRHGKTEGNLRRKYIGITDEPLCEQGISEIREYIAAGHYTAVEHVFVSPRLRCLQTRELIYPDIPYSTIPELAECSFGIFENKSYEQLRDLAEYKSWIDGGGKQQVPGGEQPEMFRSRCLEGFNRVMQEVDDAGIEKAALVIHGGTIMMLLEAFSPEVFDFYHWQIKNGEGYQLTIDQALWTEKKKLAAISKI, encoded by the coding sequence ATGACTAAGTTCCTGTACCTGATCCGGCATGGCAAGACGGAAGGAAATCTGAGACGCAAGTATATCGGAATTACGGATGAGCCTTTATGTGAACAGGGGATCTCCGAAATCCGTGAGTATATTGCTGCCGGCCACTATACGGCGGTTGAACATGTCTTTGTCAGTCCAAGGCTCCGCTGCCTTCAGACCAGGGAGCTGATCTATCCGGATATTCCTTATAGTACAATACCTGAACTTGCGGAGTGCAGCTTTGGCATATTTGAAAACAAATCGTATGAACAGCTGAGGGACCTTGCCGAGTACAAAAGCTGGATCGACGGCGGCGGGAAACAGCAAGTCCCGGGCGGGGAACAGCCGGAAATGTTCAGGTCCCGCTGCCTGGAAGGTTTTAACCGCGTGATGCAGGAAGTAGATGATGCCGGAATCGAAAAGGCCGCACTGGTTATTCACGGCGGTACGATCATGATGCTGCTTGAGGCATTTTCGCCCGAAGTATTTGATTTTTACCATTGGCAGATAAAGAACGGTGAAGGCTATCAGCTGACGATTGATCAGGCTTTATGGACCGAAAAGAAGAAGCTGGCGGCGATATCGAAGATCTAG
- a CDS encoding ABC transporter permease: MRIKMPDLNPVLTFKVFLRNLKVFGKTWKANIMFNFLEPLLYLWAMGFGLGVYITQINGLSYLDFLAPGLIASSAMFAVTYEMTYNSYTRMSKEKIFHSMVVTPVSMDDIVLGEILYGTFKGVLYGAVFFIVVALFGIVHSLYALLIFVPLILMSVIFSNLSLIWTSLAPNYDSFGYFFTLLISPMFLFAGIFFPIESLPAAIRFLPWLTPLYHAVETVRPLVLGQVTPAITGHIIWLLAVTLLTLPFPLVIVKKKLIQ; this comes from the coding sequence ATTAGAATAAAAATGCCTGATCTTAACCCCGTACTGACCTTCAAAGTATTTCTGCGGAATCTGAAGGTTTTCGGTAAAACATGGAAAGCCAATATCATGTTTAATTTTCTGGAGCCGCTGCTTTATCTCTGGGCCATGGGCTTTGGTCTGGGTGTTTATATTACGCAGATTAACGGGCTTTCCTACCTTGATTTTTTGGCTCCGGGGCTGATTGCTTCTTCAGCGATGTTTGCTGTGACTTATGAAATGACCTACAACAGCTATACCCGGATGTCCAAGGAGAAAATATTTCACAGCATGGTGGTTACGCCGGTAAGTATGGACGACATCGTCCTCGGCGAAATCCTGTACGGCACGTTCAAAGGCGTTCTTTACGGTGCGGTTTTCTTTATTGTTGTCGCCTTGTTCGGCATTGTCCACTCCCTGTATGCCCTGCTCATCTTTGTCCCACTGATCCTCATGTCCGTCATCTTTTCCAATCTCTCTTTAATTTGGACGAGTCTCGCTCCCAATTATGACTCTTTCGGCTATTTTTTCACGCTGCTGATTTCTCCAATGTTCTTGTTTGCCGGAATCTTTTTCCCGATTGAAAGCCTGCCCGCCGCCATTCGTTTTCTTCCGTGGCTGACGCCGCTGTACCATGCCGTTGAAACGGTGCGTCCATTGGTTTTGGGACAGGTTACTCCGGCAATCACCGGCCATATCATCTGGCTCTTAGCCGTTACGCTGCTGACGCTTCCTTTCCCGCTGGTCATAGTTAAAAAGAAGCTCATTCAATAA
- a CDS encoding cob(I)yrinic acid a,c-diamide adenosyltransferase, with translation MMKKGLIHIYCGDGKGKTTASLGLAVRCAGRGRRVLIVQFLKSQDTGELHTLEKIPGITFLRGEESFGFYNQETNEQKEQRRTVYNKILQQAVSACREGQADLLILDEAVASYNYDLIDRALLLEFLRTKPEGLEVVLTGRGPVEELLDLADYVSEIKKVKHPYDKGIKARLGIER, from the coding sequence TTGATGAAAAAGGGTCTTATTCATATTTACTGCGGGGACGGCAAAGGAAAAACGACCGCTTCCCTCGGTCTGGCAGTCAGGTGTGCAGGCAGAGGGCGCAGGGTATTGATCGTCCAGTTCTTAAAAAGCCAGGATACTGGGGAACTGCATACCCTGGAGAAAATTCCGGGGATAACGTTTTTGCGCGGTGAAGAGTCCTTTGGTTTCTATAATCAGGAGACAAATGAGCAGAAGGAGCAGCGCAGGACCGTTTATAATAAGATCCTGCAGCAAGCGGTTTCAGCGTGCCGTGAGGGCCAAGCCGATTTGCTGATTCTTGATGAAGCCGTAGCCTCCTATAATTATGACCTGATTGACCGTGCGCTTCTGCTTGAATTTTTGCGGACGAAACCTGAAGGGCTTGAGGTTGTGCTGACCGGACGGGGGCCTGTGGAAGAGCTGCTCGATTTAGCCGACTATGTCTCTGAGATCAAGAAAGTTAAACATCCTTATGATAAAGGGATCAAAGCGCGCCTCGGCATTGA
- a CDS encoding ABC transporter ATP-binding protein, translating into MSYSLPADIISAGNLTKRFGDFTAVDNISFTVRQGECFGLLGPNGAGKTSLARMVFGLSPRTEGRLTVFNQDISEHSREIKARLGVVAQEDNLDPELTVLENLLVYASYYRLPRSTARERALEILDFMDLRSKANAVVDELSGGMKRRLTIGRALINRPELLILDEPTTGLDPYARHMVWQRLRQLKESGTTMLLTTHYLEEASHLCDRLIIINQGKILEQGVPEELIDKHVGTYALELGTNPDNQNMLLQWSSPWLKSYQHIGDDLVLYSNDGPAMADDLNHKITDEHFPVSYQRLRPTNLEDVFLKLTGETLHGKRSQFEE; encoded by the coding sequence ATGTCTTATTCTCTTCCAGCCGATATCATTTCAGCCGGAAACCTAACCAAACGATTCGGAGATTTCACTGCCGTTGACAATATCTCTTTTACTGTCCGGCAGGGAGAGTGTTTTGGACTTCTTGGTCCAAACGGCGCCGGCAAAACGTCCCTGGCCAGAATGGTCTTTGGCTTGTCACCCAGAACTGAGGGCCGCCTGACTGTTTTTAATCAGGATATTTCGGAGCATTCCCGGGAAATTAAAGCACGTCTCGGTGTTGTTGCCCAGGAAGACAACCTTGACCCGGAACTGACGGTTCTGGAAAACCTGCTGGTCTATGCCTCCTATTACCGTCTGCCGCGTAGTACAGCCAGGGAACGGGCTTTGGAGATCCTGGACTTTATGGATCTTCGAAGTAAAGCCAATGCAGTCGTCGACGAGCTGTCCGGCGGCATGAAACGACGTCTGACAATTGGACGAGCGTTGATCAACCGTCCGGAGCTATTGATTCTCGATGAGCCAACCACCGGGCTTGATCCGTACGCCCGTCATATGGTCTGGCAGCGCCTGCGGCAGTTAAAAGAAAGCGGTACGACCATGCTGCTGACAACACACTATCTTGAAGAAGCCAGTCATCTCTGCGACCGACTGATCATCATCAATCAGGGCAAAATCCTTGAGCAAGGTGTACCGGAAGAGCTTATTGATAAGCATGTCGGGACATATGCCCTTGAACTTGGAACGAATCCTGACAATCAAAATATGCTCCTGCAATGGAGCTCTCCCTGGCTGAAATCCTATCAGCATATTGGAGATGATCTGGTCCTCTATTCCAATGATGGGCCAGCGATGGCTGATGACTTGAATCACAAAATTACGGACGAACACTTCCCTGTCAGCTATCAACGGCTGAGGCCCACTAACCTTGAAGACGTTTTTCTGAAGTTAACCGGCGAAACGCTGCATGGTAAGCGCAGTCAGTTTGAGGAGTAG
- a CDS encoding alkaline phosphatase family protein, translating to MKAVMVIVDGLADEKIEELGWQTTFEAARHPELDQIAAEGHTGWFDSCPQDYLPESMPCILNLLGVKPAYFPQSRASLELLANGYCLEQDEVVLRCNLAALDSHGRLASFNGGNLTGAEMQKAAKIAADIDPNIKMLHLSGYRNLIIVKAHYFQTLDCKTYPPHEFLGDDSDDLLADICTSAPILQKFVSEGKNRLKYLSSQEQQMIFYPWGISGKSRLPAFAELYGKKAAAVCGTEIAKGIALALKMDVPDLAKATGDTDTDLALKAQTACRLLSEYDFVLVHINGTDEAAHRHDHREKIEFIERVDREFFAFLRQNLKDDTGILICADHATSPVSGKHSALDVPYIFRKAGETLPSGNLEANKVLKYLISE from the coding sequence ATGAAAGCAGTCATGGTCATTGTTGACGGACTTGCAGATGAAAAAATTGAAGAATTAGGCTGGCAGACCACATTTGAGGCTGCCCGTCATCCAGAACTTGACCAAATTGCCGCTGAAGGTCATACTGGCTGGTTTGATTCCTGCCCGCAGGATTACCTGCCGGAAAGCATGCCGTGTATCCTGAATCTTTTAGGCGTTAAGCCGGCCTATTTCCCGCAAAGCAGGGCATCACTCGAACTGCTTGCCAACGGCTACTGCCTGGAGCAGGATGAAGTCGTTTTGCGCTGCAATCTTGCCGCCCTTGACAGTCACGGAAGATTAGCTTCCTTCAACGGCGGGAACTTAACCGGAGCTGAAATGCAAAAAGCAGCGAAGATAGCGGCTGATATCGATCCGAATATCAAGATGCTGCATTTATCCGGGTACAGGAACCTGATCATTGTCAAAGCGCATTATTTTCAAACGCTGGATTGCAAGACGTATCCGCCGCATGAATTTTTGGGCGATGATTCCGATGATTTATTAGCGGACATTTGCACTTCGGCCCCCATACTCCAAAAATTTGTTTCGGAGGGGAAAAATAGGTTAAAATACCTAAGCAGCCAAGAACAGCAAATGATTTTTTATCCATGGGGGATATCTGGGAAAAGCCGTTTACCTGCATTTGCAGAATTGTATGGTAAAAAGGCAGCGGCAGTCTGCGGTACGGAAATTGCCAAAGGGATTGCTTTGGCCTTGAAGATGGATGTTCCTGATTTGGCAAAAGCTACTGGAGATACGGATACGGATCTGGCCCTTAAGGCGCAAACGGCATGCCGCTTGTTATCCGAGTATGACTTTGTGCTTGTGCATATCAATGGCACAGATGAAGCCGCTCACCGGCATGATCATCGAGAAAAAATTGAATTTATCGAAAGAGTTGATCGGGAATTTTTTGCTTTTCTGCGTCAGAACCTGAAAGATGATACTGGGATTCTGATCTGCGCTGATCATGCGACCAGCCCTGTCAGCGGGAAGCATTCGGCCTTGGATGTTCCGTATATCTTCAGGAAAGCCGGGGAAACCTTGCCGTCGGGGAATTTAGAGGCGAATAAGGTCTTAAAGTATTTGATTTCAGAGTAA
- the cobS gene encoding adenosylcobinamide-GDP ribazoletransferase gives MKILYESFVAAFSMFSKIPMPQIDWNEKNMRYSFIFFPVVGAVIAFVLYFLFLLLEYFGFSPVFFAAAAVSINVMITGGVHLDGYCDTTDALNSHKDQEEKLRILKDPNVGAFALIYTSAVLLLQFAAWYETYLKPDFFLLVLVSFILSRSMAALAVVSFPCARDTGLAAIFAGYASKKAVRIISCFMALLSIAMMLYVSVIIGIIAVLFIMLSFYLFNLMVQKHFGGITGDLAGFYIVVSETGILLISAIAGGVIL, from the coding sequence ATGAAAATCTTGTATGAATCGTTTGTTGCAGCCTTTTCGATGTTTTCTAAAATTCCGATGCCTCAAATCGACTGGAACGAGAAGAATATGCGTTATTCTTTTATCTTCTTTCCTGTGGTCGGGGCTGTCATTGCCTTTGTTCTCTATTTTTTGTTTCTATTGTTGGAATATTTCGGGTTCAGTCCCGTCTTTTTTGCTGCTGCAGCTGTGTCTATTAACGTCATGATCACTGGCGGAGTTCACCTCGACGGTTATTGTGACACGACAGATGCCTTGAATTCCCATAAGGACCAAGAGGAAAAGCTTCGAATCCTTAAGGATCCCAATGTTGGAGCCTTCGCGCTTATCTATACGTCTGCTGTCCTTCTGCTGCAGTTTGCGGCGTGGTATGAGACCTATCTGAAACCGGACTTTTTCTTACTCGTTCTTGTTTCTTTTATCCTGTCACGTTCGATGGCTGCTTTAGCGGTTGTCTCCTTTCCGTGTGCCAGAGATACAGGACTTGCTGCAATTTTTGCAGGTTATGCTTCGAAGAAAGCGGTAAGAATCATTAGTTGCTTTATGGCTTTATTATCGATTGCGATGATGCTGTATGTAAGTGTGATTATCGGGATCATTGCAGTTCTGTTTATTATGCTATCCTTTTACTTATTTAACCTCATGGTTCAAAAACATTTTGGGGGTATAACCGGCGATCTAGCAGGCTTTTACATTGTAGTAAGCGAAACAGGAATACTTCTGATTTCGGCAATAGCAGGAGGCGTTATACTATGA